One window from the genome of Hydra vulgaris chromosome 02, alternate assembly HydraT2T_AEP encodes:
- the LOC136075911 gene encoding uncharacterized protein LOC136075911: MESPESCVMHQVERDITHNGERYITKLPFKTEHDPLSDTYNICKKRLANLKKRLKKTIGKAFLSNEELETILCEIESVINSRPLYYISEDDTKEALTPYHLIFATSYLNELKQHHLYFKDKTSYTEQLVANDVVLIRDDTKIPRIQWRMGKVLKLIRGIDGKVRGAHLQILSKEGI, from the exons ATGGAATCTCCTGAGAGTTGTGTGATGCATCAGGTTGAAAGGGATATTACACATAATGGAGAACGATATATAACCAAGTTACCTTTCAAAACTGAACATGACCCTCTATCTGACACCtacaatatttgtaaaaaacggctagctaatttaaaaaaaag ATTGAAGAAAACGATTGGAAAGGCTTTTCTATCTAACGAAGAATTAGAAACAATACTATGTGAAATTGAATCTGTGATAAACAGTCGTCCTTTGTATTACATAAGTGAGGATGATACTAAAGAAGCTTTAACACCATACCATTTAAT aTTTGCAACATCGTATCTTAATGAACTTAAGCAAcaccatttatattttaaagataaaacttcATATACCGAACAACTAGTTGCGAATGATGTAGTTCTTATACGAGATGATACCAAGATCCCTAGAATTCAATGGCGTATGGGAAAAGTTTTGAAACTTATAAGAGGAATTGATGGAAAAGTACGAGGCGCACATCTACAAATTTTATCCAAAGAAGGAATTTAA
- the LOC136075912 gene encoding uncharacterized protein LOC136075912 codes for MNCKSSYTNRNSFASHITRRHKQWDSSFIMPLYVVHSLNSSNLNNNKDVNTLEQESISCGSLEHYENEEFLDRIDDISSEKYLKDQALFFLKLQVKNIFPASCVQSIFDELMVVNNSSTQFSVQSLTSAISNQSSDICENILTEFSKSEQIKINSLYALSTNKKRKAYFHKHMSYISPIEFTLGFDANKKFRTVHHVPIKDFLKMMYNKHSNEPGFWVKHEENFGIYSDLLSGSLIQDIAKSDDKILYLILYQDSFEIVNPVGSGRKKHKILAVYLTLANIPSHKRYASEQLQLVLMCKDADLKYFGLSKVFAPIFSELAEISGSVSVSESLSIKTKLLCILGDNLGSHSIEGFYENFSTVSHFCRYYLATRAEFDFNPQFCGLDRTESSHNNSLLQLAQNNGNNFEGIKFNSPFNGLCGFHVSTGLPPCLAHDIFEGVASRDMYLFVKYFVSKRWFSFNNINRRINMQKYFEGDALDKPCEINKTSSTEKLSGHAVQNWVFLCLFPLYIGIYILDFEDPVWLLYLRLKEIVEIICSPKIDIQHIAYLQVSINGYLSSRRELFSSSKLLPKHYLSHYPQLILRYGPLMRVFTLRFEQKHSYFKKCARNFNNYKHVCKTLTETHQLLQSYNNSSIPSSKIYAVNSFSFNVKNFSSTISEAIITTCGQLPDTFSTHIVYQGTHYKKDLFLIFDFTKDHELLIFARILFLFFDTHGIEYALINEQNTQFVHELGMYEVCGENNEIRCIMIASLIDYLPLPSYKHCNRSFISLKHSVSCSSNNYRFT; via the coding sequence ATGAATTGCAAAAGTTCTTACACTAATCGAAATTCATTTGCATCTCATATAACAAGACGACACAAGCAATGGGATTCAAGTTTTATCATGCCACTGTATGTTGTACATAGCTTAAATTCTTCtaatttaaacaacaataaagaTGTTAACACCCTTGAACAAGAAAGCATTTCATGTGGATCTTTAGAACACTATGAAAATGAAGAGTTTCTTGATCGTATTGATGATATttcttctgaaaaatatttgaaggaTCAagctctcttttttttaaaattgcaagtaaaaaatatatttccagCTTCTTGTGTTCAATCTATTTTTGATGAACTTATGGTAGTTAATAATTCAAGTACTCAATTCTCTGTTCAAAGTCTGACTTCTGCAATCTCGAATCAAAGCAGCGATATCtgtgaaaatattttaactgaattttCTAAGTCagaacaaataaagataaacagTTTGTACGCTTTaagtactaataaaaaaaggaaagctTATTTTCATAAACACATGAGTTACATATCTCCAATAGAATTTACTTTAGGTTTTGAtgccaataaaaaatttagaactgtTCATCATGTTCCAATAAaggactttttaaaaatgatgtaCAATAAACACAGCAATGAACCTGGGTTTTGGGTAAAACATGAGGAAAATTTTGGTATATATTCAGACTTACTGAGTGGATCCCTAATTCAAGATATTGCAAAGTctgatgataaaattttatatcttattctATATCAAGATTCTTTTGAAATTGTCAATCCAGTTGGATCAggaagaaaaaaacataaaatacttgCAGTTTACTTAACATTAGCTAATATTCCATCACACAAGAGATATGCATCGGAGCAGCTACAGCTGGTACTTATGTGTAAAGATGCAGATTTAAAGTACTTTGGCCTCAGCAAAGTATTTGCACCAATATTTTCTGAATTGGCAGAAATATCTGGTTCTGTTTCTGTTTCTGAAAGTTtatctataaaaacaaaacttctaTGCATACTAGGGGATAATTTAGGATCACATTCTATAGAAggcttttatgaaaattttagcACAGTTTCACACTTTTGTCGATACTATTTAGCAACACGTGCAGAGTTTGATTTTAACCCTCAATTCTGTGGACTAGATCGAACAGAATCAAGCCATAATAATAGCCTGCTTCAATTAGCTCAGAATAATGGTAACAATTTTGAaggaataaaatttaattcaccATTTAATGGTTTATGTGGATTTCATGTGTCTACAGGTTTGCCACCATGCTTAGCTCATGATATCTTCGAAGGCGTTGCTTCACGAGATATGTatctatttgttaaatattttgttagtaaGCGATGGTTTTCATTTAACAACATCAACAGAAGAATTAACATGCAGAAATATTTTGAAGGAGATGCCTTGGATAAACCTTGTGAGATAAATAAAACTTCGAGTACTGAAAAGTTAAGTGGTCATGCAGTTCAAAACTGGGTGTTTTTGTGTTTGTTTCCCCTTTATATAGGAATTTACATTCTAGATTTTGAAGATCCTGTGTGGTTATTGTATTTAAGACTGAAAGAAATTGTTGAGATTATATGTTCACCTAAAATTGACATTCAACATATTGCTTATCTGCAGGTTTCAATAAATGGTTATTTGTCTTCTCGTAGAGAATTATTCTCTTCTTCTAAACTATTACCAAAACATTATTTGTCCCACTATCCACAGCTAATTTTACGTTACGGGCCTCTAATGCGAGTTTTCACTTTAAGGTTTGAACAAAAGCattcttactttaaaaaatgtgccagaaattttaacaattacaaGCATGTATGTAAAACCTTAACAGAAACACACCAGTTGTTGCAATCATACAATAATTCAAGCATACCAAGTTCAAAAATTTATGCGGTCAATTCATTTTCATTCAatgtcaaaaattttagttctaCCATTTCTGAGGCAATTATAACTACATGTGGACAACTGCCGGATACATTTTCTACCCATATTGTCTATCAAGGTACCCattacaaaaaagatttattcttgATTTTTGACTTTACAAAGGATCACGAACTTCTTATTTTTGCAagaattttgtttcttttttttgatacaCATGGAATTGAGTATGCTCTTATTAATGAGCAGAACACACAATTTGTGCATGAGCTTGGTATGTATGAGGTCTGTGGAGAAAATAATGAGATTCGATGTATAATGATTGCTTCTTTAATAGACTATCTTCCACTACCATCTTACAAGCACTGCAATCGCTCTTTTATTTCCTTAAAGCACTCTGTGTCATGCTCATCGAATAACTACAggtttacataa
- the LOC124812209 gene encoding uncharacterized protein LOC124812209 isoform X6: protein MVPTVEVKNNSTNLIMKIKHVSAADWYLTFVLPWAKMSREVQDILAAGERPLTAHRCAIIMIIMNDVLAVCPKPLKKHLDVIASSMVAKYPKSFKDEYGTTVIGSGHDSLTLQLVNRYDYLQRPNRVPPLMSVLNMESQKEQLSVDVIKRKTDSYGCLNREPVLSVSNSPEELEHYLQRTEINEKMLLNDLLIKFPNLFTVDGLLHHFDVLMGGVNAGELLMKALYDEKLYLFLHSCGIANLNVKKVIKNLDKAKHETLSDLPVAPGLLMALISLFNEKLDALFMFVDETMDQTELVPRSNSPHLCVYGNSLFTANRFMLCIFRHQS, encoded by the exons ATGGTGCCCACAGTTGAAGTGAAAAATAACTCAACTAATTTga TAATGAAGATTAAACATGTAAGTGCTGCTGATTGGTATTTGACATTTGTTTTACCTTGGGCCAAAATGTCTAGAGAGGTACAAGATATATTAGCAGCTGGAGAAAGACCTTTAACAGCACATCGGTGTGCAATTATAATGATTATTATGAATGATGTCCTTGCTGTTTGCCCAAagccattaaaaaaacatttagatgtAATTGCATCTTCTATGGTTGCCAAATATCCTAAATCGTTTAAAGATGAGTATGGTACTACAGTGATTGGTAGCGGTCATGACAGTTTAACGTTACAACTAGTAAACCGTTATGACTATCTGCAGCGGCCAAACCGTGTTCCACCATTAATGAGTGTTTTAAATATGGAATCCCAAAAGGAACAATTATCAGTAgatgttataaaaagaaaaactgataGTTATGGTTGCTTGAACCGAGAACCAGTTCTCAGTGTTTCAAACAGTCCTGAAGAACTCGAACACTATTTGCAACGAactgaaataaatgaaaagatgTTATTGAAtgatttgttgataaaattccccaatttatttaca GTTGATGGTTTGCTACATCACTTTGATGTTTTGATGGGTGGAGTGAATGCTGGTGAACTTTTGATGAAAGCATTATATGatgaaaagttatatttatttttgcatagTTGTGGAATAGCAAACCTTAACGTAAAGAaggtgataaaaaatttagataaagcaAAACATGAAACTTTGTCAGATTTACCTGTGGCTCCCGGTCTTCTAATGGCTTTGATTAgtttgtttaatgaaaaacttgACGCACTCTTTATGTTTGTGGAT gAGACAATGGATCAAACAGAATTGGTGCCAAGATCAAATTCTCCTCATCTATGTGTTTATG GGAATTCGCTATTTACAGCAAATCGATTCATGCTG TGCATTTTTCGGCATCAATCCTGA
- the LOC124812209 gene encoding uncharacterized protein LOC124812209 isoform X5, with product MVPTVEVKNNSTNLIMKIKHVSAADWYLTFVLPWAKMSREVQDILAAGERPLTAHRCAIIMIIMNDVLAVCPKPLKKHLDVIASSMVAKYPKSFKDEYGTTVIGSGHDSLTLQLVNRYDYLQRPNRVPPLMSVLNMESQKEQLSVDVIKRKTDSYGCLNREPVLSVSNSPEELEHYLQRTEINEKMLLNDLLIKFPNLFTVDGLLHHFDVLMGGVNAGELLMKALYDEKLYLFLHSCGIANLNVKKVIKNLDKAKHETLSDLPVAPGLLMALISLFNEKLDALFMFVDETMDQTELVPRSNSPHLCVYGNSLFTANRFMLVIDCIVIVDGMNNFIKSFCCLFASFYIFNIPYPKEASSILEFV from the exons ATGGTGCCCACAGTTGAAGTGAAAAATAACTCAACTAATTTga TAATGAAGATTAAACATGTAAGTGCTGCTGATTGGTATTTGACATTTGTTTTACCTTGGGCCAAAATGTCTAGAGAGGTACAAGATATATTAGCAGCTGGAGAAAGACCTTTAACAGCACATCGGTGTGCAATTATAATGATTATTATGAATGATGTCCTTGCTGTTTGCCCAAagccattaaaaaaacatttagatgtAATTGCATCTTCTATGGTTGCCAAATATCCTAAATCGTTTAAAGATGAGTATGGTACTACAGTGATTGGTAGCGGTCATGACAGTTTAACGTTACAACTAGTAAACCGTTATGACTATCTGCAGCGGCCAAACCGTGTTCCACCATTAATGAGTGTTTTAAATATGGAATCCCAAAAGGAACAATTATCAGTAgatgttataaaaagaaaaactgataGTTATGGTTGCTTGAACCGAGAACCAGTTCTCAGTGTTTCAAACAGTCCTGAAGAACTCGAACACTATTTGCAACGAactgaaataaatgaaaagatgTTATTGAAtgatttgttgataaaattccccaatttatttaca GTTGATGGTTTGCTACATCACTTTGATGTTTTGATGGGTGGAGTGAATGCTGGTGAACTTTTGATGAAAGCATTATATGatgaaaagttatatttatttttgcatagTTGTGGAATAGCAAACCTTAACGTAAAGAaggtgataaaaaatttagataaagcaAAACATGAAACTTTGTCAGATTTACCTGTGGCTCCCGGTCTTCTAATGGCTTTGATTAgtttgtttaatgaaaaacttgACGCACTCTTTATGTTTGTGGAT gAGACAATGGATCAAACAGAATTGGTGCCAAGATCAAATTCTCCTCATCTATGTGTTTATG GGAATTCGCTATTTACAGCAAATCGATTCATGCTGGTAATTGATTGCATTGTTATAGTTGATGGAATGAACAATTTCATCAAGtcattttgttgtttatttgcgagtttttatattttcaatataccATATCCAAAAGAAGCTTCATCAATATTAGAATTTGTTTAA